The Christiangramia flava JLT2011 genome has a segment encoding these proteins:
- a CDS encoding carbohydrate-binding family 9-like protein, with the protein MKFPGLFVLLIFLGSIVYSQEGFPRTYVAFRTVDSIKIDGIANEKSWSKVPFTSDFIDIEGEEIPPFRTNVKMLWDEEYLYFYAEMEEPHVWAHLKQRDTVIFYNNDFEIFIDPDGDTFNYMEFEMNALNTVWDLLLTKPYREGGAVIDTWNISGIRTAVHITGSLNDSSDVDQGWSAEIAMPWKVLEENNLSGKTHQENYWKINFSRVNWQFEVSEGKYSRKKTSEGQYLPEYNWVWSPQYVVNMHEPERWGYVYFRDEPAGEVFTFQLPEAESKKRFLYKMYRSQKQYRSIHGQWASELTKLELSEAIILSGYEIKLETHSAGWNILIIDPSSPVRYGIRENGLIFTY; encoded by the coding sequence ATGAAGTTTCCCGGGTTATTTGTACTACTGATCTTTTTAGGATCAATTGTTTATTCCCAGGAAGGATTTCCCCGGACCTATGTAGCTTTCAGAACTGTTGACAGTATCAAAATTGATGGTATCGCCAATGAAAAATCCTGGTCTAAAGTTCCATTTACTTCTGATTTTATTGATATTGAAGGAGAAGAAATTCCGCCATTTCGCACCAATGTGAAAATGTTGTGGGATGAGGAATATCTTTATTTCTATGCAGAAATGGAGGAGCCTCATGTTTGGGCACATCTGAAACAGAGAGACACCGTTATTTTTTACAACAATGATTTCGAAATCTTTATAGATCCAGACGGGGACACCTTCAATTATATGGAATTCGAAATGAACGCGCTGAATACGGTTTGGGATTTATTGTTAACAAAACCCTACAGAGAAGGTGGTGCGGTTATCGATACCTGGAACATCTCTGGAATTCGGACCGCTGTTCATATTACTGGCAGTTTGAATGATTCCTCTGATGTGGATCAGGGTTGGAGCGCAGAAATCGCCATGCCATGGAAGGTTCTCGAAGAAAATAATTTAAGTGGAAAGACTCATCAAGAAAATTACTGGAAAATCAATTTTTCCAGGGTAAACTGGCAATTTGAAGTTTCAGAAGGAAAATATTCCCGTAAAAAAACTTCTGAAGGTCAATATCTTCCGGAATATAATTGGGTTTGGAGCCCGCAATATGTCGTGAACATGCATGAACCTGAAAGATGGGGATATGTTTATTTCAGAGACGAGCCGGCTGGGGAAGTTTTTACTTTCCAGTTGCCTGAAGCGGAAAGCAAAAAGCGATTCTTGTATAAAATGTATCGCTCCCAAAAGCAATACCGCTCCATTCACGGGCAGTGGGCTTCTGAATTAACCAAACTGGAACTTTCTGAAGCAATTATATTATCGGGATATGAAATAAAACTCGAGACGCATTCAGCTGGCTGGAATATCCTAATTATTGATCCATCTTCACCCGTTCGTTACGGCATTCGCGAAAACGGACTGATCTTCACCTATTAA
- a CDS encoding SusC/RagA family TonB-linked outer membrane protein, with amino-acid sequence MVKKLSFLLTIALLSIQSMLAQEQTVSGTVIDGENNMPLPGVTVIQKGTNNGAVTDFDGKYTIDVPGDAILVFTMIGYGSQELAVEGKTTLDVVLSEDAEALDEVVVTSLGITREKKSLGYAVTELESEEVNTVKDYNVANSLVGKVPGLIVNQSGGVGSGSRITIRGNNTLTGNNQALIVVDGIPIDASGNESGGSIYNSTVTGGGITDINPSDIESISVLKGPNAAALYGSRAASGVILITTKKGSRTRGLGVSINSNISVEETMFLPEYQNEYGQGTNGAVYADLANFGSSSWGAPLDGSQQLYYTGEQRAYSAQPNNVEDFFDTGLKSINTLALEHGGEDYSMRFSYTNNATTSVIPNSELQSHNFNLRGLVDLSDKLHIDSKATYFTQELQNRVNVGTEGVLAYVYTMPRNIDINDLRKYKPSLWSDPNMFSDEYASISYAGQNKSIGNPYWMLNEDTNDERRDRFIGFTKLTYDINDWLSIFGRVGGDITNSRTDYIQAYGQHFFYTGRLSYTTRKNSELNADFLLTANKDISDKLNLVANLGGSLSKRSFETMNVSGSQFRLPSRTFLSNTNIQTSTHTPLGIKKINSLYGQFSFAYDDFLYLDLTARNDWSSTLSADNRSYFYPSASLSMLVNQFIDPDKNFLNMLKLRGSWAEVGNDTDVYQLYQTFSVPTQGYLGLTVLNGPSVRLNPDLKPESVQSTEFGVEFNMFANRVYGEVSAYKIRTMDMIYNVPVPFATGYNYFKENVGEVENKGVEVLLGGVPVRTEKFRWDVSVNFSKNRNKLVDLIDGLDFAALNTLGNISIRGQVGGSIGDIYGTTWKTNDQGQRLVNAEGFPLASSEKVKLGNAQPDWIGGLTNTFSYNNWNLRVLVDGRFGGEIYSATSSYLDAAGVSRRSLDYRGEGVVVDAINEETGQPNTVSITAQQYWSSVSGINSNYIYDQTNVRLREFSLSYRFPSDAIDGIGLTSASVGLIGRNLFFFYKDAEDIDPDNSIGTGLSGQGISLNNAPTIRSLGLNVNINF; translated from the coding sequence ATGGTCAAAAAACTATCTTTTCTATTGACTATTGCGCTCTTGTCAATTCAAAGTATGCTCGCCCAGGAGCAAACTGTTAGCGGAACGGTTATCGATGGGGAAAACAACATGCCGTTACCTGGAGTGACGGTGATCCAGAAAGGAACAAACAACGGTGCCGTTACCGATTTCGACGGGAAATACACGATCGATGTACCGGGGGATGCCATCCTGGTATTTACCATGATCGGGTATGGATCACAGGAATTAGCGGTTGAAGGAAAAACTACATTGGATGTAGTGCTTTCCGAAGACGCCGAAGCACTAGATGAAGTTGTGGTAACTTCCCTGGGAATTACCCGGGAAAAGAAATCTCTGGGTTATGCGGTGACCGAGCTCGAATCAGAAGAAGTTAATACGGTAAAAGATTACAACGTGGCCAACTCTCTTGTTGGTAAAGTTCCTGGTTTGATCGTAAACCAGTCTGGAGGTGTTGGATCAGGTTCTCGTATCACTATTCGTGGAAACAATACACTTACCGGTAACAACCAGGCGTTGATTGTGGTAGATGGTATACCTATCGATGCTTCTGGAAATGAATCTGGCGGGAGTATCTATAATAGTACCGTGACTGGTGGAGGGATCACTGATATTAACCCGTCAGATATTGAATCTATTTCGGTTTTGAAAGGGCCGAATGCTGCAGCCCTTTATGGTTCCAGAGCGGCGAGCGGGGTGATTTTGATCACTACCAAAAAAGGTTCCAGAACCAGAGGACTGGGTGTTTCGATCAACTCCAATATTTCAGTGGAAGAAACCATGTTTTTACCTGAATATCAAAATGAATATGGACAAGGAACCAATGGAGCGGTGTATGCCGATTTAGCAAACTTCGGAAGTTCTTCCTGGGGTGCACCATTAGATGGTTCTCAACAACTCTATTATACGGGTGAACAAAGAGCCTATTCTGCTCAACCGAATAACGTAGAGGATTTCTTCGACACCGGCCTTAAAAGTATTAACACCCTTGCTCTTGAGCATGGCGGTGAGGACTATAGCATGCGTTTTTCTTATACCAATAATGCTACAACATCTGTTATTCCAAATTCTGAATTACAGAGTCACAACTTTAATTTACGTGGCCTGGTCGATCTTTCAGACAAGCTTCATATAGATTCGAAGGCTACCTACTTCACTCAGGAACTTCAAAACCGGGTGAATGTGGGAACTGAAGGGGTTCTGGCTTATGTTTATACGATGCCAAGAAACATCGATATCAACGATCTAAGAAAATATAAGCCTTCTTTATGGAGCGATCCGAATATGTTCTCTGATGAATATGCCTCCATCAGTTATGCAGGACAGAACAAAAGTATTGGTAACCCATACTGGATGTTGAATGAAGACACCAATGATGAACGTAGAGATCGTTTTATCGGGTTTACAAAACTGACTTATGATATTAATGACTGGCTTTCGATCTTTGGAAGGGTAGGAGGTGATATTACCAACTCCCGAACAGATTATATCCAGGCATACGGGCAGCATTTCTTTTACACTGGAAGATTAAGCTATACGACCAGAAAGAATTCGGAGCTTAATGCTGATTTCCTGCTAACTGCCAATAAGGACATTTCAGATAAACTGAACCTGGTAGCCAATCTCGGAGGGAGTTTGAGCAAACGTTCTTTTGAAACTATGAATGTGAGCGGGTCACAATTTCGTTTGCCTTCCAGAACTTTCCTGAGCAACACCAATATCCAGACTAGTACGCATACTCCACTCGGTATCAAGAAGATTAACTCTTTGTATGGGCAGTTCAGCTTTGCGTATGACGACTTCCTTTATCTGGACCTTACTGCCAGAAATGACTGGTCGTCTACTTTAAGCGCAGACAATCGTTCGTATTTCTATCCGTCAGCGAGTTTATCGATGCTGGTAAACCAGTTCATTGACCCAGATAAAAACTTCCTGAACATGCTGAAATTAAGAGGAAGTTGGGCAGAAGTAGGAAACGATACCGATGTATATCAATTATACCAAACTTTCAGTGTTCCCACACAGGGGTATCTGGGACTTACCGTTTTGAACGGGCCTAGCGTAAGATTGAACCCAGATCTAAAACCAGAAAGTGTACAGTCAACTGAATTTGGAGTGGAATTCAACATGTTCGCTAACCGCGTTTATGGAGAAGTTTCAGCTTATAAGATCCGCACCATGGATATGATCTACAATGTCCCGGTACCTTTTGCTACAGGCTATAACTACTTTAAAGAAAACGTAGGAGAGGTCGAAAACAAAGGGGTTGAGGTCTTGTTAGGAGGTGTTCCGGTAAGAACTGAAAAATTCAGATGGGATGTATCTGTGAACTTCTCCAAGAATAGGAATAAATTAGTAGACCTGATCGATGGGTTAGATTTTGCCGCCCTAAACACTTTGGGTAATATCTCCATTCGTGGTCAGGTTGGTGGAAGTATTGGTGATATCTACGGAACTACCTGGAAAACTAATGACCAGGGACAACGGCTGGTGAATGCAGAAGGTTTCCCATTAGCTTCTTCAGAAAAAGTGAAACTGGGCAATGCTCAGCCAGACTGGATTGGTGGTTTAACTAATACCTTCAGCTACAACAACTGGAACCTTCGTGTTTTGGTAGATGGTCGCTTTGGGGGCGAGATCTATTCAGCTACATCTTCGTATCTTGATGCGGCGGGTGTTTCCAGAAGAAGTTTGGATTATCGTGGTGAAGGAGTTGTGGTGGATGCTATCAACGAGGAAACCGGGCAACCAAATACTGTTTCCATTACTGCCCAACAATACTGGAGTAGCGTTTCAGGAATCAATTCCAATTACATCTACGACCAGACCAATGTAAGGCTTCGTGAATTTTCATTAAGCTATAGATTTCCATCAGATGCAATTGATGGAATTGGACTTACTTCAGCATCTGTAGGACTTATAGGTCGTAACCTGTTCTTCTTCTACAAGGATGCAGAAGATATCGATCCTGATAACTCGATCGGGACCGGTCTTTCAGGCCAGGGGATTTCCCTTAATAACGCTCCAACTATCCGAAGCTTGGGCTTGAACGTTAATATTAATTTTTAA